The DNA sequence CGTGCCCGAGGTCATCGAGCCGTTGGTGAGGAAGACGAGGTCGGACGCGTTGAGCGCGATGGTCCCGTCTCGCTGACCGCGGTGGAAGTGGATGCCGCTGACGCGCTGGCGGTCACCCGCGGGCTGGAAGTCCAGGTCCCGCACCTCCATGCCCAGCTCGAAGTGCACGCCCTGCCGCTGGAGCCACGCCTCGAGCGGCAGCACGACCGAGTCGTACTGGTTGAAGGGCGTGCGGTCCACGCCCGCCAGCGTGTTGATGCGGGGGAACTCGTGGACGAAGCGATGCAGGTAGCGCCGGAACTCGACGGCGCTGTGCCACGGCTGGAACGCGAACATCGTGGCCCACATGAACCAGAACGTCGTCTGGAAGAAGCTCGGCGAGAAGCACTCGTCCACGCGCTTGCGGCCCAGGGACGCCTCGCTGCGCGCGATGATTTCGATGAGGTCCAGCCGGTCCTTGCGAGAGAACCCCATCTGCGTCACGTCGAGCTTGCGGCCGTGCTCCACGAGCCGGCAGTGGGACTCGGTGGGGTGCGCCTCGTTGAACTGGTCGATGTCGTCCTTCACCGTCTGGCCGGGTCGGTCCAGGGACGGGATGAACGACAGCAGGTCGTAGGTGCAGCGGTAGGAGAAGTTGAACATCCGGCCGCCGCGCAGGATGTAGCCGTTCTCGGGTGTTCCGCCGCCGTCCAGGCTTCCGCCCAGGATGGGGCTCTCTTCCAGGATGAAGACCTGCGCGCCGGGGAGCCCGCCTTCGCGAATCAGATAGGCTGCCGTGGCCATGCCCGCGATGCCCCCGCCGATGACATAGGCCCTGCGCCCCGCCGCTGACTTCCCCGCCATGTCGCACCCCCGTGTCCGACCGCCAGCAAAGGGT is a window from the Myxococcaceae bacterium JPH2 genome containing:
- a CDS encoding oleate hydratase translates to MAGKSAAGRRAYVIGGGIAGMATAAYLIREGGLPGAQVFILEESPILGGSLDGGGTPENGYILRGGRMFNFSYRCTYDLLSFIPSLDRPGQTVKDDIDQFNEAHPTESHCRLVEHGRKLDVTQMGFSRKDRLDLIEIIARSEASLGRKRVDECFSPSFFQTTFWFMWATMFAFQPWHSAVEFRRYLHRFVHEFPRINTLAGVDRTPFNQYDSVVLPLEAWLQRQGVHFELGMEVRDLDFQPAGDRQRVSGIHFHRGQRDGTIALNASDLVFLTNGSMTSGTRYGSMSAPPQGQGTKRDGGAWMLWERIAQGRPEFGRPSVFDERVDESKWPSFTVTLQDPLFFRLMEDFTGNVAGEGGLVTFKDSNWLMSVVLAHQPYYRHQPSGVTVFWGYGLFPDRVGNFVQKPMSECSGAELLTELCNHLGFQKELPALLRGANSIPCMMPFITSQFLTRGPTDRPHVVPEGWENLAFIGNFCEQPKDVVFTVEYSVRSAQAAVFSLLGLEKEPPPVYPGERDPRVLLHALQTMYTHGEHADEAPGTSPH